A part of Notolabrus celidotus isolate fNotCel1 chromosome 21, fNotCel1.pri, whole genome shotgun sequence genomic DNA contains:
- the myf5 gene encoding myogenic factor 5 isoform X1, whose protein sequence is MDVFSPSQVYYDRACTSSPDSLEFGSGMELAGSDEDEHVRVPGAPHQPGHCLQWACKACKRKSNFVDRRRAATMRERRRLKKVNHAFEALRRCTSANPSQRLPKVEILRNAIQYIESLQDLLREQVENYYGLPGESSSEPGSPLSNCSDGMVDSNSPVWQQLNANYSNNYSYAKNDSLGDKSAGASSLQCLSSIVDRLSSVESSCGPAAMRDMASTFSPGSSDSQPHTPESPGTRPVYHVL, encoded by the exons ATGGACGTCTTCTCACCATCCCAGGTCTACTACGACCGAGCGTGCACTTCGTCTCCGGACAGCCTGGAGTTCGGCTCTGGCATGGAGCTCGCTGGATCGGACGAGGACGAGCACGTCAGGGTCCCTGGAGCCCCTCACCAGCCGGGGCACTGCCTCCAGTGGGCCTGCAAAGCCTGCAAACGCAAGTCCAACTTTGTGGACCGCAGACGAGCCGCCACCATGCGTGAGCGCAGGCGGCTGAAGAAGGTCAACCACGCTTTTGAAGCTTTGAGGCGCTGCACCTCGGCCAACCCGAGCCAGAGACTCCCGAAGGTGGAGATCCTCCGCAACGCCATCCAGTACATCGAGAGCCTGCAGGATCTGCTTCGAGAGCAGGTGGAGAACTACTACGGCCTGCCTGGAGAGAGCAGCTCCGAGCCGGGGAGTCCACTGTCCAACTGCTCAGACGGCATG GTTGACAGCAACAGTCCGGTGTGGCAACAGCTGAATGCAAACTACAGCAACAATTATTCATATGCAAAGAATG ACAGTTTAGGCGATAAATCAGCCGGAGCCTCCAGCCTGCAGTGCCTCTCCAGCATCGTGGACCGTCTGTCTTCAGTGGAGTCCAGCTGCGGCCCGGCGGCTATGAGAGACATGGCATCCACCTTCTCCCCCGGCAGCTCTGACTCGCAGCCCCACACGCCGGAGAGCCCCGGCACCAGGCCCGTCTACCACGTCCTGTGA
- the myf5 gene encoding myogenic factor 5 isoform X2 has translation MELAGSDEDEHVRVPGAPHQPGHCLQWACKACKRKSNFVDRRRAATMRERRRLKKVNHAFEALRRCTSANPSQRLPKVEILRNAIQYIESLQDLLREQVENYYGLPGESSSEPGSPLSNCSDGMVDSNSPVWQQLNANYSNNYSYAKNDSLGDKSAGASSLQCLSSIVDRLSSVESSCGPAAMRDMASTFSPGSSDSQPHTPESPGTRPVYHVL, from the exons ATGGAGCTCGCTGGATCGGACGAGGACGAGCACGTCAGGGTCCCTGGAGCCCCTCACCAGCCGGGGCACTGCCTCCAGTGGGCCTGCAAAGCCTGCAAACGCAAGTCCAACTTTGTGGACCGCAGACGAGCCGCCACCATGCGTGAGCGCAGGCGGCTGAAGAAGGTCAACCACGCTTTTGAAGCTTTGAGGCGCTGCACCTCGGCCAACCCGAGCCAGAGACTCCCGAAGGTGGAGATCCTCCGCAACGCCATCCAGTACATCGAGAGCCTGCAGGATCTGCTTCGAGAGCAGGTGGAGAACTACTACGGCCTGCCTGGAGAGAGCAGCTCCGAGCCGGGGAGTCCACTGTCCAACTGCTCAGACGGCATG GTTGACAGCAACAGTCCGGTGTGGCAACAGCTGAATGCAAACTACAGCAACAATTATTCATATGCAAAGAATG ACAGTTTAGGCGATAAATCAGCCGGAGCCTCCAGCCTGCAGTGCCTCTCCAGCATCGTGGACCGTCTGTCTTCAGTGGAGTCCAGCTGCGGCCCGGCGGCTATGAGAGACATGGCATCCACCTTCTCCCCCGGCAGCTCTGACTCGCAGCCCCACACGCCGGAGAGCCCCGGCACCAGGCCCGTCTACCACGTCCTGTGA